One segment of Fructilactobacillus hinvesii DNA contains the following:
- a CDS encoding DEAD/DEAH box helicase, translating into MNEQSFWGRLVPLAPSTVRALELPTPIQTSPAVEIQKVSLHCNRCQTDCEKEQQRLPSGDYYCRACLNLGRLDTGLQLVSLSEPNAFIPVEDSLQWSGHLTPQQQSCANQVQRAFQNQEHLLLWAVTGAGKTEISFPGVAWALNHGLRVAIAAPRVDVCGELYPRYQAVFPTVPIALLHGHSDTGYGYRQLTICTTHQLLRFQAAFDVLILDEVDAFPYADNPMLEQAAQRALKPHGAWLLMTATPSVRLQREYRGRIAYLPRRFHGHPLPQIQWRIAFRWRQQLERGQLPRRLRRLLWIKIHNQQPFLLFVPRIRDLAVVDRYLQRHFRAACRWETVHAGDSERIRKVEQMRQRTVLFLVTTTILERGVTFPGIDVIILGGDDRVFSVASLVQMAGRVGRKATCPTGHVDCIVSGYTKNVRKARQQIAHMNRRGATDV; encoded by the coding sequence ATGAATGAACAAAGTTTTTGGGGGCGGTTAGTTCCACTAGCACCGTCAACGGTTAGAGCACTTGAACTGCCCACCCCAATTCAGACTAGTCCGGCGGTAGAAATTCAAAAGGTCTCCCTTCATTGTAACCGATGCCAAACTGATTGTGAAAAGGAGCAGCAAAGACTCCCCAGTGGGGATTATTATTGTCGGGCGTGTTTGAACTTAGGGCGGTTAGACACGGGACTCCAGCTCGTGAGCCTGTCCGAGCCGAATGCCTTTATCCCGGTGGAGGATTCCTTGCAGTGGTCGGGACATTTAACCCCGCAACAACAGAGCTGTGCCAATCAGGTCCAACGAGCATTTCAGAACCAGGAACACTTGTTACTATGGGCCGTGACGGGAGCAGGCAAGACGGAAATTTCTTTTCCAGGGGTTGCTTGGGCATTAAATCACGGCCTGCGGGTTGCAATTGCAGCACCACGTGTGGATGTTTGTGGTGAACTCTATCCTCGCTATCAAGCTGTGTTCCCCACGGTTCCAATCGCACTCCTGCATGGTCATAGTGATACGGGCTACGGATACCGGCAACTAACAATCTGTACGACTCACCAACTGCTTCGCTTCCAAGCGGCATTTGATGTTTTAATTCTAGATGAGGTCGATGCGTTTCCGTATGCGGATAATCCAATGCTAGAGCAGGCTGCTCAGCGGGCGTTAAAACCGCACGGGGCCTGGTTGTTAATGACAGCGACTCCGAGCGTACGATTGCAACGGGAGTATCGCGGACGGATCGCTTACCTGCCCCGGCGGTTTCACGGGCATCCGCTTCCCCAAATTCAGTGGCGAATTGCATTTCGCTGGCGCCAGCAATTGGAACGCGGGCAACTTCCGCGACGATTACGCCGGTTGTTATGGATTAAAATCCACAACCAGCAACCCTTTTTACTGTTTGTTCCGCGCATTCGGGATCTGGCGGTGGTGGATCGGTATTTACAGCGGCATTTTCGAGCAGCGTGTCGCTGGGAAACGGTTCATGCCGGCGATTCTGAACGAATTAGGAAGGTGGAGCAGATGCGTCAGCGGACGGTGCTTTTTTTAGTGACCACCACAATTTTAGAACGAGGAGTGACTTTTCCTGGGATTGACGTGATTATTTTGGGAGGAGATGATCGGGTGTTCTCTGTGGCCTCTTTAGTCCAAATGGCTGGACGAGTCGGACGCAAGGCAACTTGTCCTACCGGTCACGTTGATTGTATTGTCAGTGGTTATACGAAAAACGTTCGTAAAGCACGCCAACAAATTGCTCACATGAATCGACGGGGAGCAACCGATGTCTGA